TAAATAGAAGAATCACCCGCATGAAGAACGGAAATAATCCGGCGGACTTCGTCCTTTAATAAACTTTCAAACCGCTCTTTAATTTCATCAAAATTAAGGCTTTTCATATCTATGAGCATGGCTACGTTTTTAAATATATCAAGCATTTTGGGATTTATTAAAGAACCGGCGTAAAAAACAACATCCGATTTCTTTAATACATTGTAAGCCTTTACGGTTAAAAGTTCGGGGTCTCCGGGACCCGCGCCCACAAAATATATCTTGGCCGCTCCATCTTTCTTCACAAAAATACCCCTATAAGAATAGAAAAATAATCAAAATCAAATCCGGCTTCGGAGCCGCCATTATTTATCCTTGTTTTTAGGTTTAAATCGTTATCGCAGAAGCCGTCTAAAAGTTTTGACCTTTCGATTAAATAGAGCTTAAGTTTTCCTTCTTTGAAATTATCGATATATGAATTTTTAAAGATTTCCATAATATTTTTTAAGTATGCCCCCGCCTTCATAAAAACGATAACCTGCGGTTTCGCGCTTTTTTTTGCCATAAAATTTATCTCGTCTTCCATTTCTTTTAAATCCTTTTTGATAGGAACGGTTATAAAAACCGAACTGTTTTTTATTATATAAGGTTCGCCGATTAAATTAAAAGAATAATTAAAAGACGATATCCCGCCGATAATGTTTATATTTAATTCAGCGTTATTTTTTACCGCCTCATCTTTAACGGCATTATATAAACCCCAATATGTGCTGTAAAACATCGGGTCGCCGATCGTTATATAGGAACAGACCCCTTCTCTTAATTTACCTAATATCTTAAGGGCATTTTCCCTATAAAGCTCGTCATTTCTGCCTTTCGACAGCTTCATTTCAATTTCGAGCGGAATCAGCCTTTCCGCCGCAATATCCCGTCCCCCGAACAATTCTATAAATTCTATGCCGCTTTTTACGATATTATAAGCAGCCTTATTTTTCCCGAAAGTTACATCGGGATAAAATATAAAATCGCTGCTTTTAAGAGCTTTAACGGCTTTTATCGTAATTAACTCGGGGTCTCCCGGTCCCACGCCGACCACATTTAATAAATTTAATTGATTAATGGCTGTTTACCCCCGCCGCGCTCTAACACTCCCCTAAAGGGGATGAATCTTTTTTCTGATTTTATTTTAAAATATCCATTCATTAACTTATTTCAAGGTTTTATTTTCAAATTTAAAACCCGTATTCGTATTATTATGTTTGACTATTTTAGTGATATAAATCTGGTTTAATGCATGAAAATATGAATCTGACTTAATTGTTTTTAATCTCGCTATGTTGGCGGCGATAACTTCGTATTTCATTTTAACTTTATTAGCCGCGTTAAAATTGCCTACGAACGACATTACCTTATTAAAGGAACTTAACAGTATACTGTTTACAACGATAACGCCTTCGTTTTTTAATATATGAAACGATTCCGTCAAAATATCTTCGAGATACTTGCTGCCCCCGCCTATGAATATGGCATCGGGCAAAAGAGCATTCGTGGTATTTTCTTTAAACATATTAAAAGCTTCGGGAAGTTCTCCGAGAATTGGAACAATATTCGGCCTTTGAAATCTTTTTATATTCTTTTTAAGGTTCTCAATTTTCGTTTCGTTGTTATCGATGGCATATACGACGCCGGCGGCGGCGATTGCGGAGGCTTCTATGCTGATACTGCCGCTGCCGCATCCTGCGTCGATAATAACGGAATCCTTTTTAAGATTCATTAAACTTATGCTTATTGCCCTGATTTCCTTTTTAGTCGGTTCCCCTGCTATATGTACATATTTTTCATCCTCGATACCAAAAATCTGATTCCGGTTCTGAAACAGGATTTTAGAATAAGCCTCGCCGTCTTTGCTTGCTTTAAACAGTTTTTTTCTTTCAATTATTACGATATTTTTTTTATTAGATAAACTCTCGAGGATTTCTTTCGTAAAACTCCTGTATATTTTTTCATTTTTAGAACACAAATCG
The Candidatus Acidulodesulfobacterium ferriphilum genome window above contains:
- the cbiE gene encoding precorrin-6y C5,15-methyltransferase (decarboxylating) subunit CbiE, yielding MAKKVHILGISPCYAETAKKTAQGLFMNKAERIDAVFARRKDDSNILAWLKEQFVIMNKGINLERSEKITHINNATIFYDSKFKFILDYVRENLGKKNILIFAGGDPNFFGIGGSILRELKTNEKRFVEIYPAINFMQIGFSKLKIPMTDSYIASVHGRDLRNMYEALYSQKRVIGIYTDDINTPYRIYTELEEKGFISEFDFYVLTDLCSKNEKIYRSFTKEILESLSNKKNIVIIERKKLFKASKDGEAYSKILFQNRNQIFGIEDEKYVHIAGEPTKKEIRAISISLMNLKKDSVIIDAGCGSGSISIEASAIAAAGVVYAIDNNETKIENLKKNIKRFQRPNIVPILGELPEAFNMFKENTTNALLPDAIFIGGGSKYLEDILTESFHILKNEGVIVVNSILLSSFNKVMSFVGNFNAANKVKMKYEVIAANIARLKTIKSDSYFHALNQIYITKIVKHNNTNTGFKFENKTLK